From the Drosophila sechellia strain sech25 chromosome X, ASM438219v1, whole genome shotgun sequence genome, the window AGCTTTATACTTCGGAGGTGTTTTTACTGGGGTCTGATGTCTGGACCTTGTTGCCTTTTTAAACCGGTTGGCAGCCGGCACGCGACAGGGCCAGGTTTTCGTTTGGGGACGACAGGCAGCTGAAAATGAGCAAAAACACTCAGAAACTCTTCCCACTCGACAACGGGAACACTCAGGTCACCAACAGCTGCGTTTTTCAGAGAGAACGAGAGATAATATTACTACCTCTCTATTAAAATCAGAGAAAACACTCAGCTCAAGAGACGATCCTTTAGTGGTGATGCTGTTGCACCTTTTCGAGGGGCAGGTAGGTAGTCACGCTGGTGGGATCCCTAGGCCCTGATACCTATAAATAGCCTGAACGGAACGGGGAAGGGCATCAGAACGGAGCCAGCGCTGAAGCAAGGACCATCGTCACACAATAACGTTATACCATCTCTAAAAATGGCTTTGGGCGGCGAAAATCACTCTGTTTTCAACGACGATGAGGAGTCATCTTCGCCCGTTAATGGACCCTCTGTTATCCGCAGAAATGCCCGGGAACGCAACCGCGTAAAGCAGGTCAACAATGGCTTCAGCCAACTACGACAACATATTCCTGCGGCCGTAATAGCCGATTTAAGCAATGGTCGCCGGGGAATTGGTCCCGGCGCCAATAAAAAACTGAGCAAAGTTAGCACACTGAAAATGGCAGTGGAGTACATACGACGCTTGCAGAAAGTTCTTCATGAAAACGACCAGCAGAAACAGAAGCAGTTGCAtttacagcagcaacatttgcactttcagcagcagcaacagcatcaacACTTTTACGCCTGGCACCAAGAGTTGCAGCTGCAATCTCCCACTGGCAGCATAAGTTCCTGCAACAGCACCAGCTCCTATTGCAAGCCAGCAACATCGACGATTCCGGGAGCAACACCTCCTAACAATTTCCACACCAAGTTGGAAGCCAGTTTTGAAGACTACCGTAACAATTCCTGCAGTTCTGGTACTGAAGATGAGGACATCCTTGACTATATATCACTCTGGCAGGACGACCTGTAAACTTACCAGATATAAAATCTTCAGCTATTGCTAGTCGCACCCAACCATCACACACATCGAACCATTGATTGGCCAACAAGTATTACCTCAGCCACAAAGTATTTATATTCCCTAGAACTACCTTTTTGCCTTATAAATTAGTATTTAAGGTTTTATATAGTTTCTAAGAATAGTTTCTAATGGAAGACAATTTacatttaagttttttttttatatagcatacATGGAGGACATTAaactgatatatatataaaattttaaatgagtttttattatcaaaaaaataaacggtaattaaaatgaaacaaatttAGGTAAAAAAGGAGTAAGATTCAGAAAAGTTGTTAATGAAGAAATGCTTTAGGAATATGGTAATATGTTTTGATACAAACTTGATCCTGTCCTGTATACCACAGTTTACCTAGTTTACACTTTATTCGGGATAAGCCGGAAAAAGTAGTCGAAACTGTAACCGTTAAGTATTTACAAGATCACCGACCACTGAAGATAAATTACAATAACATTTTGTAAGCACTTTTGATCGAAAAACGccgatttgcataaataaagctGGATTGAGTAGGGTGAAAAAGGCAAAATATTTACCTGCTGCATTTTTGCATATGGACCGGTCACGGTAATAAGACCCTGAGAATTCACAATTCCAAAgagatcgatcgatcgatgaATGAACTAATTTTGAGTTATTCCTGCAATGCAGCCGAAACAAGCGAAAAAACAACGGTCGGCAATTGTTCAGATCGCCCCCGAcaacgtaaaaaaaaaaattaaaataagatCTGCTCAGGCCTTCTGAACCGGAAGCCGCCGCGATGAAACTGCTGCAGATAAAACTTACGCAAGATACATATACTCTAAGAACAAAAGAAACACTAAACGACATTCATGGGACTTTTCCAGCAAGTTTTTCATCATATTAAATGACTACATCACACACCAATCTATTCATTAGCAACCATAATACACTAATAGAATATGATCATTTGTATACATAGTTTTTGTCTATTCATCATAAACAATAAACTTTTAGATAACCTTTTCTATACAGCTGAGTCGTGGAAGGTATACTTTTTAATGAACGTAAGCCCTTTTCGTAGCACATATATCGAATTATTATTACCGgccttttcttgtttttgcaTTGCACATATACACTAAAAGGCTTGAAAGGCTGAAAACCAAAAACGTAAGCTACACCTTAGTGTCGCGGCTATCAGTTACCCGTTAATACATCCATTATAAACGTAATATTCCCTATTTACTTATGctacatttacatatatattttgtatcatTAAGTGCAGCGAGgtaatatatatgatatatttatatatatactggAAATTCACTTATTAACCACGCGCTTTGGGTCTTTGAACTAATaattttaacttattttatgcaatatataCACGTAAGAGTCGAAAACGCATTCTTCTCCACAAATATTGCATACCCTTGAACTCTACGAGCCACGGGTATAACAAGGGAAAAGGCTGCAGGGGGCTCTCTTCCCTCCATTGGCGGTCTCAATGGGCGACATACGAACGACACAATGTCTTTGCGACAGCAAACGGTGCAAAATCGAACGCTTTTTGTGTGAAGTTAATAATACGTTTGACTTGGCTTCGAAAGGGCGATCGATCGCAGAAATATATGCAGAAATATGTAGCAGATTGCTCCAGATCGTCCCGGGGTCTTTTTAAAAGACCCTTTGTGGTTTTGGCCACGTATATGGACCCTGAATTCAGCTTGAATgggtatatagtatatatacatacttgaaaaagaatttattattatcgtcttgagaaaaaaaaaatagttttttaatGTACATTTATAATTGCAAAGAAATGCGCacatgaaaaaaatattacataATTGTATGGAATAGACCTCGTTCCACATTTACAACGGCTAACACGTTTTTTCACAAATATTTTTGGAGGCAGAACTCCCATTTATATGTTTCAAATATAGAGAAACCATTAGTCGACACCCTCCACAATACtgggttttctttattttgtaTGTTCGATAAAAGGCACTCTTTACATGCTACGCTGGCCGAataaatttatgatttattaagGATATTCTACTTACAACAAAAGCATGGTTTAAGACAGTCAGATTCTGACTGATGTCTCAAAAATAATTTCCAGGGAGCAACAAGTGAGTTATTTGTTTAACATGAAAGCATTTTTTTGACTCGCAAATGCTGACAGGAATAATGTAATTTATGTTCGACCTTAAATTTTGCCAGATTTCTCTAcaccaaaataataaaaaaaaatgttatgaaGAGTTCTTCATTAAAGAGTGAAagaattataattatttgcacaaaaaaaatGGACTGAGTGAGTGAACTTGGCATTATACT encodes:
- the LOC6615853 gene encoding achaete-scute complex protein T5, giving the protein MALGGENHSVFNDDEESSSPVNGPSVIRRNARERNRVKQVNNGFSQLRQHIPAAVIADLSNGRRGIGPGANKKLSKVSTLKMAVEYIRRLQKVLHENDQQKQKQLHLQQQHLHFQQQQQHQHFYAWHQELQLQSPTGSISSCNSTSSYCKPATSTIPGATPPNNFHTKLEASFEDYRNNSCSSGTEDEDILDYISLWQDDL